The genomic region AGGTAAGGGCCTGATTCCAAGCCATGCGAGGGTAGTTCGGACTGTCGAGGTATGCCGCAAGCTGTTCAACCCATGGGTCGTAGGCATCTTTCCATTTTCCGTCGTAGTATGAAGAAAGCTGATACTCCTTTATCTTTTCCTTGGTCTTACCTAGCTCTCTCTCGTACCACTCGTCGATAGGACGGTAGGGGACGCCATCGGCTTTCCAGTCCTCTAGACCGATTGGGTTTAGCAAGGTGAGCGTGTCAGTGGACTCCGGATACATCAGTGCGAAGCGCCTGGCGATCATTCCACCCATGGAGTGGCCGAGTACGTGAACGGACTCGATTTTCAGCTCCTCCAGCAATCGCTTGGTGTTGAGAGCGAGCTGGTGAAAACTGTAAGCGTAGTTCTGCGGTTTGCTGGATTTTCCGAAGCCGACCTGATCGGGCATCACCACGCGATAGCCCTGCTCGACGAGGGCCTTGGCGGTCTCTTCGAAGTAGGATCCGGAGAAGTTCTTTCCGTGCAGGAGCAGCACGCTCTCTCCCCGTTCCCTCGCGTCTGGTTCCTGGTCCATGTAGACCATTTCCAGCTGCTGGCGTTGGCTTTCGAACACGAATACGCGCTCGGGAAATGGATACGGATAGCCTTCGAGCCTAATTCCTTGAGCGTGAGCCAAAGCGGTCGCGCCGAGGGCGAGTAGAACGCAGGCAAGTGGGCTAATGATGTTGGGTTTGCGCAATCGGTTCAGGCGATTCATGGCGTCGGGTTTTGAAGGCGTAAAACGGGAGGCGTGCGCGGGCCACGCATCACCACGGACTGATGGGTAAGGGAGAATGAATGGCTTAGCAGCTAGCTTCTGAACTGTGCCTTTACGCTGGGGCGTTTCAGACCCAGCAAAGCCATGACGCCGATCGTGCTGCCGATGGGGAAGTAGAACAGGTTCGCGATCGACACCTTGCGCACGAAGGACAGGCTTTTGCCTTTCAAGGCTTTGAATCCAGCGACGATGGTGAAAATGCCCAGTATCCAGCCAAGGACTACCTGGGTGAGCAATCCGATCGCTACTAGACCGCGAGGCGAGAACTCGAAGACGTCCGCTAGCCATCCAAAGGACGCGAAGCCTTCGGCCTGAGGATTCATTTGATTTTCATGGCTGGCTGCGACGAACGCGGAGAACGCGCTCATCAGCACGTACATGGCGCCCACGTAGATGAGCGTGCAGCCCGCCACCGCGAGGTACCCGCGCGAAGATCTGTTCCTTTGATCCGTTGCTTCTGATTGTTCCATGTTGGTCTGCTCTTTCATGAAAGCTCTAATGCAGGGCATGCGCCATGCTAATGGCCTCGGTTTCCACCTTGGATGCAAGTGACGATTGGCAAGAGGCTTAGGATGGAAAGCTCTCTATGGGGCAGCGTTTTAGCGGGTTTGCTGGAGGTTGCAAAATGCAGCTGTTTAGGCTCGGGATTGCAGGGAGCGGCGCGCCTCGATGGAGCTGAAAGTGGCGGCATTGAGGGGCGGCGCGCGTAGGGTCGCCTTGGCGAACAAGACGACCCCGTTTTCGTTGATTCTTACTTCGAGCGGTTTCCGCGGCTGAGCTAGCGGGCTAGGAAATCTCGAATGGATTGGCGGAGAAACCCCAGTCTGCCAGCGTCGCCTTTGAGTGTTGCGGAGAGGTAGTTCTTGGTCTGCTCGAAGGTGATGTGCGGAGGAATGGTGGGAACCTCGGGATCGGTGAGGGCGTCGATAACGAACGGACGATCCGCCTGCAGCGCCTCGTCCCAGATCTCGCCTATTTGGTCCGGGTTGTCGGTACGACGGCCCGCGAGACCAAGGTCGCGGGCGAACTTCGCGTAGTCCATATCGGGGATCTTTTGCGAAGCTTCGAATTTCGGGTCGCCCTCCATGGCTCGCATCTCCCATGTCACTTGGGCGAGGTCCTGATTGTTCAAGACCAGGATGACCAGCCGAGGATCGTCCCAGCTTTGCCAGTACTTGGAAATCGTAATGAGATTTGTGATACCGAGCATTTGCATGGCTCCGTCTCCGATCAGGGCGAAGGGCACGCGGTCCGGGTATGCCATCTTCGCTGCGATAGCGTAGGGAACGGCGGGGCACATGGATGCCAGCTTGCCTGATAGGGACGCCTTCATCCCCTCGCGAATCTTGATATCGCGAGCGAACCAGTTGGCGGCGGTGCCGGAGTCAGCGCAGAGAATCGCCTTGTCGGGCAGACGGGAGGAGAGCTCCCAGAAAACGCGCTGCGGATTGATCGGATTGGCTTTCTGGTGGGCCCGCTCCTCCAGTTTCTTCCACCAATCAGCCACGTTGGCTTCGATGCCTTCTCGCCACTCGTCGCGTTTCTTTGTTTCCAGCAGGGGCAGCAGCTCGGCGAGCGTGCTTTTCGCATCGCCGGTGAGGTTCTTCTCCATCGGGTAGAAGACGGATTGCGACTTTCCTTGGATGTCGATCTGCACCCCGCGCGCCTGCCCGTTATCTGGCAGAAACTCCGTGTAAGGAAACGAGGTGCCGACCATGAGCAAGGTGTCGCACTCCTTCATCATCTTGGCGCTAGGTTCCGTACCCAATAGGCCGATACAACCGGTCACGAAAGGGCGATCGTCCGGCAGAACCGCCTTGCCCAGCAGGGCTTTGGCGACGCCGGCTTGCAGTTTTTCCGCGACCTGCTCGAGCTCTTTGCTCGCTTCCAAGCAGCCCGCGCCGGCGAGAATGGCGACGCGCTTGCCGGAGTTGAGGATCTCCGCGGCGATGGCCAGGTCCGACTTTTGCGGAATCACCTTGGGCCGAGCGTAGCCGGTGGCCGATCGGGCCACGTCGTGCGCGGGTTCGATCTCGCTCGGCATATCGAGGGTTTGCACGTCGCTCGGCAAGATCACAGTGCACACGCCTCGGCGGTCCTGAGCGATGCGCAGGGCGCGGTCCATAACCACCGGCGCCTGTTCCGGCACGTTGATCGTCTCCACGTATTCGCTGACGTCGGCGAAGAGTCCGGATAGGTTGACTTCCTGCAGGGAGTTGCTGCCCATGGCGTGGCGCGGCTTTTGTCCGACGATCGCCACCACCGGCTGATGGTCCAGTTTGGCGTCGTAGAGCCCGTTCAGCAAATGGATGGCGCCGGGGCCCCCGGTGGCGATGCAGACTCCCGGATTTCCTGTGAACTTGGAATGGGCGCAGGCCATGAAGGCGGCGGATTCCTCGTGTCGGGTTTGAATGAACTCCATGAACTCGCGCTTGCGTCGCAAGGCTGCCATGGCTCCGTTGATTCCGTCTCCGGAGTATCCATACACCCGCTCGACCTTCCAGTCGATCAGTCGCTGTATGATGAAATCTGATACATTCTGCTTGCTCATGACGAATCTCCCTTCTCCTCCCAATCCGGAGCGAAGTCCGGATCGACCTGTCGTCGATCCTTGGGCAGGTTGGCGATGCGGCGCTGATCCGCTTCATCGAGCTCGAAGTCGAAGATGTCGAAGTTGCCTTCGATGTGCTCAGGTGAGGACGAGCGTGGGATGGCGAGAACGTTGTCCTGTTCGATCAGCCAGCGCAGGGCCACTTGGCCAGGCGACTTGCCGTGCTTATCCGCGATTTGCTCAAGCTCGGGTTCGTCCATCACGTTGCCTTGAGCCAGTGGCGAGTAGGCGGTGAGCGCGGTATCGTTCTCTCGAGCCAGCTGCAGCAGGTCTTCCTGGTCGAGCAGTGGATGGTATTCCACTTGGTTGCAGAAGACCTCCGAACGTTTCACGGCCTCCTCGAACAGGCTCGGCGGAAAGTTGCTCACGCCGAAGTGCCGGATCTTTTCCGCCTCCTGTAGGTTGTGCAGGGTATCCAGGCATTGCGGCAGAGGGATTTGCTTGTTCGGCCAGTGGATCAAGGCCAGGTCGAGGTAGTCGACCTGAAGCTCGACCAGACTTTTTTCGATCTCGCTGACCAGCAGCTCCGGTTCGAGGTCCTCCCACCAGACTTTGCTGGTGAGGAAGATTTGATCTCGGTCGACGGAGGAACGCCGGATACCCCAGCCAACCTCTTGCTCGTTTCCGTAGACGCGGGCGGTATCGATGTGCCGGTAGCCGGTTTCCAAGGCGGTCTTCACCGAGGTCGAGCAGGTTTCGTCTTCCAGCTCGTAGGTGCCGAATCCGAGCGTGGGCACGTCCTCACCGCGGATGCGCTTCGTGAACAATGGGGCGCGTAGTGTTTCAGTGGTAGCAATCATGCCCCGGGGAGTGCAGAGCGCGCGCCAACACTGCGCCCCCTGTGCGGCGGTAGGGTATCCTGCAGATTGCAGCCCGGTCCCTTGCAGCCTGCAAGGGTGGCGTCGCCTTTTGGGGCTGACCTCTCCCTTGACCGGGTAAACGGGAAACGCGACTGCGGGGATGGCTGCTGTTTGCGCCGAGCGTGACGGTTCTAGTACTCCACCGAATAGTCCTTGCGGAAGGGGCGTCCGGAGAAGGCCAATTTCTGCGTCCAATCCTGACTTGGCTCGGTCCAGTAGGCGTCGTCCGCCGGCAGACCGAGCGGCAGAAAGCTGGCGGTGGTGATGTACATGCTGCCGGAGTTCGAGTACCAGTCGCCGAGAGCGAGGTCGCCTCCGGCGAAACCGATGCGCAGGTAGCCGTCTTCGGTGAAGTTGCTGGGGTGGGAGAAGATGGCTTCGTGCACGGCCCGGAGGGCGGAGCGCACGCGGCCGCTAGGCAGCGTTTCCGGCAGCTGCTTCTTCAGGGCCAGCTGGGCCAGCAGCTGGAAGGCGGTGGTGCGGTAGGTGAGGGAACGTCCGATCGGCGGGTAGGTGCCGCTCGGGGAAATGAGGCGCTCCAGGTGTTCGGCGAAGCGTTGGCTGCGCTTCAGCTGAAGATCGTACACGTCCTGAATGTCGCCGTGCCAGTAGTAGGTGTCGTGGGCGGTCATGACCTCGAGGATGTCGAGAAGCATGGGGTGGATGACATAGGAGTTGTAGTAGTCGAAAGCGAAATGCTGGCCGTCGGCGAACCAGCCGTCTCCCACGTACCACTCCTGAAACTTGCGAAGCGTGAGCTCCAGGCGGATCGGGTCGTACTGCTCGCCGACCTGCATGAGAAAAGCCTCGTTCATAGCGGCGAAGAGCAGCCAGTTGGTGTAGGGCGGACTGACGCGCCGCAGGGATTTTATCGCTGCGACGATGCGTTGCTGGGTCTTCCTGCTTTGCTGTTCCCAGAGGAATGGAGCGCGCAGCATGGCTTGGGTGTAGTAGGCGGAGTCCACCAGGAGCTGGCCGTGATCCAGCTCCCAGTTGAAGTAGTCGGAGCTCTGCGGATCAACCGAGTGTTCGTAGGCGAGCAGGGCCATTTCGCGCAGCGCGTCTCGGGCCGCTAGGTCCGGTCCAGGCGCTGTGTTGGCGAGCCATGGGGCGGCGCCGGCGATGGTCCGGCCGAAGCATTCCAGATGCACGATGCGGTTGTCGCGGCCGTCGGTGTTGGTATTGACCTCGATCGGGAAGTCGCTGTGGAAGCGCTCGCTGGCGAAGAGCTCCAGGACCGGGCCGGAGATCTTTTGCAGCAGGGAGGAGAAGTAGGCGTAGTCGTCCTGAGTCTGCGAAGCGGGCGGTTTCTGCTGAGCGAGGGCGGTCTTGCCCAAGGCGGTGAGGGCGCCGCTGGCGGTGGCGGCAGCTAGGAAGTCTCTTCGTTTCATGGAGTATCGGGGGTAGAAAACGAATGCCGACCCTGGGACGGATTCGCTCGCCCCGCAAGCGCGTTTCTCCGCGAAAAGTATTCGAAAGTTGGATGCGGCTCTCGAATCGCCAGCTGAAGGAGGACTGCGGGTCAGCCCGCCGCCGAGATGCTATCCGGTTCCTCGAGTCCGTACTGCAGCACTTCGATGAGGCTTTTCAAGTGGCTGTCATGGGTGGCGGAGACGGAAACGGGTGGGAGCTCGTAGGTGATGACGTGGTAGCCGTTCTCCTTGGCCCAGCTGCCGAAGGATCCGGGCGTTTCGTATCCAATATCTCCCACAAGGGGCAGTTTCGCGGTCTTGGCGAGCCGATAGCCCAACGGACTGTATTCGGGATCGTCGATGCAAGCCAGAGGCGCGTGCAAAGCGATCACGCATTTCGGATCAAGCGTTTCGACCAGCTGGATCAAGGCTTTGGTTTCCGGCTCGGAGGCAGGTTCGCTGCCGGTGGAAAAGGAGACGCGTCCCCCGTCGGGTGCCCATTTCGCGGAAACGGCGCCGGGTCTCCAGTTGGAGCTTGGAAAGTTCCTGTTCAGCTCCACGCCGCGGGCGTTTCCACGTGTGCCGAGCAAGGTGCCGTCCGGGTTGGCGCAGAGCGCTACGGCGCAGCGCTGAGGTGGCGACTCCAGGCTGCGAAGGGCTTTGGAGAGCAAGGCGGTAGTCTCTGATTCCTCTCCGTGGATGGAGGCGAAGATAAGGACGTCGCACTGTCCGCTGGACGGCAGAAACACTTCGAGGGGAATCTTATTCAACGAATAGCCGTAGATTTCGGAGAGGAAGGGGATGGTGCCGCGTCGATCCATCGGGCGTTCAACCGTTGCGGGTGAGTTCCAGTAGTCGATCAAGGGAGTGGCGCCCAGCCCTCGTGGGTTGTCGGAATTTGAGAACGAAAGCTGTCCTCGTTTTTCCGATACGCCGGTGAATGGGTCGTTTGAAGTCAAGAGAGCTCCGTCCAGATCGAGCCAATCGACATCCGGCGCGAGGTGAAGGGCCGCCGCGATGCCGAGGCTGCTTTCGATCATGCA from Pelagicoccus sp. SDUM812003 harbors:
- a CDS encoding alpha/beta hydrolase produces the protein MNRLNRLRKPNIISPLACVLLALGATALAHAQGIRLEGYPYPFPERVFVFESQRQQLEMVYMDQEPDARERGESVLLLHGKNFSGSYFEETAKALVEQGYRVVMPDQVGFGKSSKPQNYAYSFHQLALNTKRLLEELKIESVHVLGHSMGGMIARRFALMYPESTDTLTLLNPIGLEDWKADGVPYRPIDEWYERELGKTKEKIKEYQLSSYYDGKWKDAYDPWVEQLAAYLDSPNYPRMAWNQALTYDMIYAQPVVYEFPKIEVPTLLIIGQRDRTALGKDMVDPKTKARLGNYPELGQATHEAIRNSELVELEGIGHLPHIEAFERFVSPYLSFLKSNS
- a CDS encoding thiamine pyrophosphate-requiring protein produces the protein MSKQNVSDFIIQRLIDWKVERVYGYSGDGINGAMAALRRKREFMEFIQTRHEESAAFMACAHSKFTGNPGVCIATGGPGAIHLLNGLYDAKLDHQPVVAIVGQKPRHAMGSNSLQEVNLSGLFADVSEYVETINVPEQAPVVMDRALRIAQDRRGVCTVILPSDVQTLDMPSEIEPAHDVARSATGYARPKVIPQKSDLAIAAEILNSGKRVAILAGAGCLEASKELEQVAEKLQAGVAKALLGKAVLPDDRPFVTGCIGLLGTEPSAKMMKECDTLLMVGTSFPYTEFLPDNGQARGVQIDIQGKSQSVFYPMEKNLTGDAKSTLAELLPLLETKKRDEWREGIEANVADWWKKLEERAHQKANPINPQRVFWELSSRLPDKAILCADSGTAANWFARDIKIREGMKASLSGKLASMCPAVPYAIAAKMAYPDRVPFALIGDGAMQMLGITNLITISKYWQSWDDPRLVILVLNNQDLAQVTWEMRAMEGDPKFEASQKIPDMDYAKFARDLGLAGRRTDNPDQIGEIWDEALQADRPFVIDALTDPEVPTIPPHITFEQTKNYLSATLKGDAGRLGFLRQSIRDFLAR
- a CDS encoding aldo/keto reductase, whose amino-acid sequence is MIATTETLRAPLFTKRIRGEDVPTLGFGTYELEDETCSTSVKTALETGYRHIDTARVYGNEQEVGWGIRRSSVDRDQIFLTSKVWWEDLEPELLVSEIEKSLVELQVDYLDLALIHWPNKQIPLPQCLDTLHNLQEAEKIRHFGVSNFPPSLFEEAVKRSEVFCNQVEYHPLLDQEDLLQLARENDTALTAYSPLAQGNVMDEPELEQIADKHGKSPGQVALRWLIEQDNVLAIPRSSSPEHIEGNFDIFDFELDEADQRRIANLPKDRRQVDPDFAPDWEEKGDSS
- a CDS encoding DUF2264 domain-containing protein, giving the protein MKRRDFLAAATASGALTALGKTALAQQKPPASQTQDDYAYFSSLLQKISGPVLELFASERFHSDFPIEVNTNTDGRDNRIVHLECFGRTIAGAAPWLANTAPGPDLAARDALREMALLAYEHSVDPQSSDYFNWELDHGQLLVDSAYYTQAMLRAPFLWEQQSRKTQQRIVAAIKSLRRVSPPYTNWLLFAAMNEAFLMQVGEQYDPIRLELTLRKFQEWYVGDGWFADGQHFAFDYYNSYVIHPMLLDILEVMTAHDTYYWHGDIQDVYDLQLKRSQRFAEHLERLISPSGTYPPIGRSLTYRTTAFQLLAQLALKKQLPETLPSGRVRSALRAVHEAIFSHPSNFTEDGYLRIGFAGGDLALGDWYSNSGSMYITTASFLPLGLPADDAYWTEPSQDWTQKLAFSGRPFRKDYSVEY
- the mpaA gene encoding murein tripeptide amidase MpaA is translated as MLTPSLCLYPLRLKRPWAIASRLGPNGNGISQKGVWLLKLTDETGVIGFGEASPVSTYGESLLSVLAFLRQIDWSRLSFRSIGQSLDYLHSHSGNFAARSMVDLALHDGADKAVGSAAQPMLQRGASPSITTLQPSSFSIGISDPRELICAAEDASRFPIIKLKAGKTDLAEALRAFRSVSPEALVRIDGNEAWADKERALRQIETALSFGPIEFIEQPMPRDTPPEDLVWLKERSPLPLVADESFQGVEDLARCASGFHGINLKLVKTGGLAPARELLEEARKHELKILLGCMIESSLGIAAALHLAPDVDWLDLDGALLTSNDPFTGVSEKRGQLSFSNSDNPRGLGATPLIDYWNSPATVERPMDRRGTIPFLSEIYGYSLNKIPLEVFLPSSGQCDVLIFASIHGEESETTALLSKALRSLESPPQRCAVALCANPDGTLLGTRGNARGVELNRNFPSSNWRPGAVSAKWAPDGGRVSFSTGSEPASEPETKALIQLVETLDPKCVIALHAPLACIDDPEYSPLGYRLAKTAKLPLVGDIGYETPGSFGSWAKENGYHVITYELPPVSVSATHDSHLKSLIEVLQYGLEEPDSISAAG